Part of the Niallia alba genome is shown below.
TAAAGATCCTAAAGAATAGAGAAAGCCAGCAATCCATTTGGATAAAAGAAGTTTTATACTGCTATTTGGATTATGAAGCCATAATTGTGTTTTCCCCTCTATATTCAACGAAGTCAATAAAAAGGCAGGAAGAAAAAAAAGGTGGGCAAAACATAAAGAAATAGCTAAAATCGCTACCAAAACAAATGATTGATAATAACCTGCAAAACCAATTGCCGTGACCATCCCTAATCCCATAATAAGAAGAATTGTATATAGAAAAGGGAGACCAAGCTTTAAATCTTTCTTCAATAGTCCATTAAAGGAATGCAAACAAATCACCTCATTGTATTAGTGTACTATCAACATAGTACACTAATGCAAAAACATTCGTCAATAGGACATTGGAGTGGTATTTCTAAACACAAATAAAAAAGGATCAACTCATCAATTATGAGTTCACCCTTTTTTACGACGTAAAGACTGTAATTATAAAATAAATAACTTATTTTTCATCTTTTACACGTGTTATTTTTATCTCTTTTAATAACTCTTTTACAACATGACTAGCCATAATTAATCCAGCTACAGAAGGTACAAATGCATTAGAAGAGGGCGGCATTTTTGCTTTACGGATTGGTGCATTATCTTTTCCTACTACTTTACGAACATCCTCACGAATGATAATGGGACTTTCATCAGAGAATACGACATTAATTCCTTTTCTAATCCCTTCTTTACGTAGTCTTGTACGAATAACTTTCGCAATCGGATCTGTGTGTGTTTTACTGATATCTGCAATTTGGAAACGGGTTGGATCCATTTTATTTGCAGCACCCATGCTTGAAATAATCGGTATATTCCTTTTTAGGCACTCTTTCATTAAATGTATTTTATACGCAATTGTATCAGAAGCATCTATCACAAAATCTAAGCCATAGTCAAAAATTTCTTCATATGTTTCTTCTGTATAGAACATTTTCAAGGCAATTACTTCACACTCAGGATTAATGTCTGCAATACGCTCTTTCATTATGTCTACTTTAGGACGGCCAACAGTGGATAACAATGCAATGACCTGCCTGTTCACATTTGTAATATCCACATCGTCTTTATCAATTAAAATTAATCTTCCTATGCCAGAGCGGGCCAAGGCTTCTGCTGAAAAAGAACCAACGCCCCCAATACCTAAAACAGCTACAGTGCTGTTTTTCATCGTGTCTAATCCTTCTTTACCAATGGCTAACTCATTTCTCGAAAATTGGTGTAACATCTGTTTTCAACTCCATTTAATTTTTCCTATAAGCTAATTATGTTTACATATTCCCTTACTGGGAACTTTCATTCTGGGAGAATAAAAATAATTACTTATGAAATATATCATAATTTTTTATCAGCTACCACTCTTCCTTTTCTTGCTTCCAAATAAGCATCAAATTTTGTTTACCATAATAGTTCATTTTACAAGGAAGTCATTGTCAACACTAAATATCTCATGAATAAAAAAAGCAGAAGAAAACATATTCTAGAATGTTTTCTTCTGCTCTTCATCATTATTTATCTAGTTTTAGTGAT
Proteins encoded:
- a CDS encoding tRNA threonylcarbamoyladenosine dehydratase; this encodes MLHQFSRNELAIGKEGLDTMKNSTVAVLGIGGVGSFSAEALARSGIGRLILIDKDDVDITNVNRQVIALLSTVGRPKVDIMKERIADINPECEVIALKMFYTEETYEEIFDYGLDFVIDASDTIAYKIHLMKECLKRNIPIISSMGAANKMDPTRFQIADISKTHTDPIAKVIRTRLRKEGIRKGINVVFSDESPIIIREDVRKVVGKDNAPIRKAKMPPSSNAFVPSVAGLIMASHVVKELLKEIKITRVKDEK